A window of Xiphophorus hellerii strain 12219 chromosome 7, Xiphophorus_hellerii-4.1, whole genome shotgun sequence contains these coding sequences:
- the LOC116722713 gene encoding uncharacterized protein LOC116722713, whose amino-acid sequence MCDVVDRLRRDTVKIRVVTSGQTFGAHDELLNQLERKLKLLQTDRDRSSITMLFCPITSRVGSDVEAAMSSLSGDQPVILVLMHHTRDPSYSTAGTDWADVYPNVVSSVHVLFHESVPGLLACSQNNMAADQMLRVLSSYSSSCWRESSSWDVRRVVLISLGNLIRYHEIFMSVGCLFLQISLRRHTSRFYLCAVPVLRFIYRGSCK is encoded by the exons ATGTGTGACGTTGTGGACAGATTGCGGAGAG ACACAGTTAAGATCCGCGTGGTCACTTCTGGTCAAACCTTTGGCGCTCATGACGAGCTGCTGAACCAGCTGGAGAGGAAGTTAAAGCTGCTTCAGACGGACCGGGACAGAAGCAGCATCACCATGCTCTTCTGTCCAATCACCTCTCGAGTCGGGTCTGACGTGGAAGCAGCCATGAGCTCGCTGTCAG GAGATCAACCCGTGATTCTGGTCCTGATGCACCACACCAGAGATCCCAGCTACTCCACGGCCGGGACGGACTGGGCGGACGTCTATCCCAACGTCGTCTCCAGCGTTCATGTTCTCTTCCATGAGAGCGTGCCGGGATTACTGGCATGTTCCCAAAACAACATGGCGGCGGACCAGATGCTGAGAGTGTTGAGTTCTTACAGCAGTAGTTGCTGGAGAGAAAGTTCTTCATGGGATGTGAGGAGGGTTGTATTAATCTCCTTAGGAAACTTGATCAGGTATCATGAGATTTTTATGAGCGTTGGTTGTCTTTTCCTTCAGATCAGTTTGCGCAGACACACATCACGTTTTTATCTATGTGCTGTACCAGTGCTACGTTTCATTTACCGTGGAAGCTGTAAATGA